The Macadamia integrifolia cultivar HAES 741 chromosome 4, SCU_Mint_v3, whole genome shotgun sequence genome contains the following window.
GCAGGGTGTTGGTTACCACTCGCAATGAAACCGTAGCTAGATGTGCAGACCCCTCCAGAGATCCGTATCACCTCCCCCTTCTGAATGAATATGAGAGTTGGAAGCTCTTCCTGACAAAGGTGATGAGTAGTAAGGATGCAGGTTGCCCTGAAGATTTGGAGGATTTGGGAAGGCAAATTGTTCAAAAGTGTCATGGATTGCCAATGGCCACAGTAGTATTAGGTGGTCTCTTATCCACTAAACCAAGGACACATAGTGCTTGGTCCAAGATCCTAGATAGCATAAATTGGGAGCTAAATCAGAATGAAGGGAATTGCAAACAAGTATTGACTCTTGAGTTATACTGACCTACCAGATCATTTGAAGCCTTGTTTCCTCTATTTAGGACTTTTCCCCGAAGAATCTAAGATCATGAGTCATAGGTTGATCTGGCTGTGGATGGCTGAGGGCTTCATACAATTAAGGGGACACTTGACTATGGAAGATGTGGCATAGGATTACTTGGAGGAACTTATCCAAAGAAGCATAATTCAAGCAACAGTCCGAAGTTATGATGGACGTGTCACATTTTGCCATATCCATGATCTTGTTCGAGATCTAGCAGTTTCAGAAGGTAAGCAAGAGAgatttcttgaagttcttgggagagagaatttgaTTTCCCCAAACAAACCTCGTCGGCTTTCCATCATTGAACCTACTAGAGGTATGTATGGTAGTCCAACTATTGCTCTAAATCAACGTAATCGTTCCTTATTGTGCTACTCTAGAGATATTGAAAGAAACATGTGGATGAAGTGTCTTTATGGAACCATGAAACTGCTTAGAGTCTTAGATCTCAAGGGTTTGCATTTTAACTCTATGCCTAGTACCTCACTCAAGCAGATTGGAAAGCTTATGCTCCTTAAGTATCTAAGCATCCGTGGAACTGACATAGCAGAGCTTCCATCTTCAATAGGAGAGCTACAATATCTACAAACACTGGATTTGGGTCATACTTCTGTCAGACAGCAACCTGTGATGACAATAATGAAACTGCAGCAGCTAAGAAATCTTACTCTATAGAATTGCTGAACATGGATCCCAGAGATTTGATCACATGACAAACCTGAGGACATTAATGCTAAATGAAGGCAAATGGATGGGTAAGCTAGACAAGCTGACTAATCTGAGAGCACTATGTTTAGAGTCTTCTTCAACAGGGCTGCTGCTCTACAAAAAGGCATTGTTAAATGCCATCCCCAAATGGAACCACCTTCAGGGCCTTCGTCTGAAAGGTTTCCCTTTGGGTCTCGAAGTAAGGGATGAAGATGAGGAGGCAATGGTTCTTCCTGTTTCATTTTCTGACCACTTAGCGCTCCATCATATGGAATTAGATGGAATAATTGGAATTCGAGATTTTCCCTCCAATCTCACCACCTTAATGTTGAGATTTCAAAGGGGACAACAGATGGAAGAACTGATGGCAACCTTAAAGAAGCTACCCAAACTAAGGTGCCTCATCTTGAGAAGGACATATCTGGGATCCAAAATCATTTTCTCTGGTGATGGGTTCCATCAACTTGAGGAATTAGTGTTGATTGACTGGTATGATTTAGAGGAGTTCATTGTGGAAGAAGGAGCATTACCAAACCTCAGGGTTTTAAGTATACTACGCTGCCCTTTACTAAAAAGGATTCCATGTGGGTTGAA
Protein-coding sequences here:
- the LOC122076345 gene encoding putative inactive disease susceptibility protein LOV1 gives rise to the protein MKTENSRKKIKRLSDDRSRLCLVNSEAGQISGRGDLVVHEFCVIGLEKEENEIVKKLLIPIEPPRPCPAVVSIVGIGGSGKTTFARKTYQRNDVKEHFQTLAWISVSQIYNVRDLLQISVEQIKPPSPKEKVELDSLDVESLIHRLSSHLKETTYLIVFDDLWRPEDWNMLKQALPDQGEGYQSRVLVTTRNETVARCADPSRDPYHLPLLNEYESWKLFLTKVMSSKDAGCPEDLEDLGRQIVQKCHGLPMATVVLGGLLSTKPRTHSAWSKILDSINWELNQNEGNCKQDYLEELIQRSIIQATVRSYDGRVTFCHIHDLVRDLAVSEGKQERFLEVLGRENLISPNKPRRLSIIEPTRGMYGSPTIALNQRNRSLLCYSRDIERNMWMKCLYGTMKLLRVLDLKGLHFNSMPSTSLKQIGKLMLLKYLSIRGTDIAELPSSIGELQYLQTLDLGHTSVRQQPVMTIMKLQQLRNLTL